The nucleotide sequence ATTTTTCCGTGACAGGTAGGTAGACTCCCGAAGAGGCGGATACAAGTCAGCTAGACCCTGGCCATCAGCCTGATGGCAGTTTGAACACTGTGTAGTGTAGAGTTGGTAGCCTTCCGCATAGTACTGCTCAGTCTTGAGCTCTTCCGCACTTTGGCAGCCACAGAGTACCAGCAAAAACACCCACGCAATACTATTTCCTTTCAGAATACTCATCATTTGTATTCGGCTAGCAGAACGTCGATGTCGTTCATCAGTTTCTTGGCTCCTTCGTCGGTAGTGCCATCGTACATACCCCGTACCCGGCGGTCTTTGTCGATCAGCACAAATGCCCCGCTGTGAATATAACCGCCTTCGGCAGTACCATCTTCTTTGGCAGTCACCAGGTAACTTCCCTGACCGATGTCGTAGATCTTTTCCTTGGGACCGGTCAAAAACTCCCATTGGGTACCTTCAACTCCCAAATCCTGGGCGTATTGGTTAAGTACCGCAGGCGTGTCATGCTCAGGATCAATGGAATGGGAGAGAATCATGACATCCGGATTACCCTTAATTTTATCATAAACCTTAATCATTTGCCTTTTCATCACAGGGCAAATGGTGGGACAGGAAGTGAAAAAGAAATCGGTAATGTATATTTTACCAGCCACATCCTTTTGCGTTACGGTATCGCCTTTCTGGTTGATGAAAGCAAAATCCGGGATTGTATTATAAACAGTGTCGATTACCGTTTTTCCATCCACTTCCCGGGTTACCGCATCGCGCTCGCCCAAGATAGGGAGGCGGTTCGGAGTATCGTCGCAGGCCCACATCACCGCTAAAAGCAATGCCAACCCTGTTATTTTAAGTAATCCATTTGAATCCAGCATATTCGGTAATCATTTACTGTTCAAGCCCTGAGGCTCCGTACTCTTTTATTTTATTTCAAAAACTTTTTGGCATCCAGAATGCTTTCATCCGTTATTTTCTGCACATGCTTAATTTTATCCTTTTCGAGTCTGAAATATTCCAGAGCCTCACCATCCGGCAGAGCCTTCGCCGAATCACCCCGGTACTCGTACATCCACCCCATCATCAGGCTGTCGGCCTGGGTCAGTCGTTTGCTTAAGTCCAATACCTGTTGGCGTTCCTGCGCCAGGGTTGTGCTGCTGACTCCCTCCTGCTGCATGCTATCCAACTGGGCTATTTTCTGATCCAACCCTTTTTTCAAAGCCATGATTTCTCCCATTTTGGGCATTACGGCATCATGAATGTCCAGTACTTCCTTTTCCAATTCCTGCACGCGGTCGTCCTTTTGATTACAGGATGAAATGCTAAAAGTTACCAGTATGAACAGCAATATCCGGGTATTCATGATGCTTTGTAGTTGAGGGTAGGTTAAGAAGATAGCGTTTTAAAAAAGTTTGGTTTGCGTTTTTTCATTCATGTGGGCAGTAGTATGGGTCAGGATCTCACGGGCATTGCTTACTACGGTTTCCGAGGGTCTGTTGCCACCGATCATCTGAGCTATTTCCCCTACCCGTTCCTCGAAGCCCAGGCGCCGAATCCGGCTGACGGTTTTATCCGAAGAGTGGTCTTTGTAAACAAAATAATGAGCCGATCCCTGAGCGGCGATCTGGTGCAGATGCGTGATGGCAATAATCTGGTGGTTTTTGGCCATCTGCCGCATCATATTTCCCATTTTGATTGCAATTTCACCCGAAACACCCGTATCGATTTCGTCAAAAACTATTGTCGGAAGTTTGCGTTTGTCGGCCAGGATGTATTTAATTACCAGCATCAGACGCGAGAATTCGCCCCCTGATGCTACATTTTTTAACTCCTGGGGACGAATTCCTTTATTGGCACTGAACAAAAACGAAAAAAAGTCGATCCCATCGCTGGTAGGGGGTACCTCAGAAATCTCAATACTGATGGATGCATTGGGCATTCCCAGATCGATGAGTCCTTCGCATACATTTTTCTCAATCGCCTTCGTGACGTTCTTTCGGGCTGAGGAAAGTTTCCGTGCACTCTGCATCATGCGGTCATGCGTGCGCTCAGTATTTGTCAGAGCCTTGGCCAGTTCATCGTCCATGTTCAGGACTTTGCTTACCTTTTTTTCCAGACTAGCCTGAATCTTCAGTAGGTCAGCGACCGCACGTACCTGATGCTTCTGTTGAAGTTGGTAAATCAAATCCAGTCGCTCACGGACCAGGGTACTGCGGTCATCATCCACCTCAACCTGTCCACCGGCAGTTCCGATCTCATCGGCCAAATCCCGTAATTCGATCAGGGTACTTTGGGCACGGTCGCGTAGGGTAGCATAGTCCTGCACCAGGCGGCTGGCCTGGGTAAGGGTACTTACAGCGTTCTTTAACAGATCAAGAATCGATTGTTCGGGATTATCCAGGTAGTCGTAAGCCAATTGGAGCTTTTCCTTGATTTCTACGGCGTTTTCCAGCAGATTCAATTCCTTTTCCAGCGTTTCCTGCTCGTCAAGCGTCAAGTTCGCTTCGGTGAGCTCCTGATAAAGAAAATTATTGTAGTCAAACTCCCGCCGCAAGCGGTCGGTTTCCTTTTTCAGGGTTTCGTACTGTTCTTTTGCCTGCCGATAGTTCCGATAATCATTTCGGTATTTTTTGAGCAGATTTTCAGTTTGGGCATACACATCCACCACTTCAAGCTGAAACTCATTATTGCCCAGCATGATGGAATCGTGCTGGGAATGAATATCCATCAGTTGGTTGGTTACCCGCCGCAACGTCTCGAGGTTCACAGGGGTATCATTCACAAAGGCCCGTGACTTGCCACTGGGGCTTATTTCACGGCGCACAATGCAATGGGTGCCAAAATCGAGCTCTTCTTCTTCGAATACGTGCTCAAGCGCATAGCCCAGCACATCATAGGTACCTTCGATGATGCATTTTTTAGCAGAATCGTACAAGGATTTCGTATCGGCCCGGTTTCCCAGCAGCAGGCCAATAGCACCCAGCATGATGGATTTCCCAGCTCCGGTTTCACCCGTGATGATATTGAGCTGAGGATCAGGCGCTAATTCGAGATGCTCAATGAGCGCATAATTTTTTATAAGGAGATTCGTGAGCATAAATAGGGGCTACCTGGCTTTCGTCGCGAAGGTAGCAACAAATCAACAATTCAGAAACGTGTGCGGTTCGATGTCGCTACGGGAAACAGAAGATATTTCCCCGGGCGGTCTTTCAGGCTAAAGAAGCGAGCAGCCAGGGGCCGGGAATTTACCTGGAACTTCGGCAATCCTGGATAATTTCCTCGACATCGGATAGTTTTATTTCATGGGAGTGCGAGCGTAAATCTTTAATTGTCAATATGTTATCAATCAAAGATTTCAAGCTACCAAAAAGAGTGTGTCCATTGCGCAGAACCACATGTACCTCTCTGTCCAGGAGGGTAGGAAGTGAATTAGGAATAGCCGGGGCGAAGGTGCGAATCAGGCGTTTGCTCATAGCGAAGAATCCCTTTACTGGATCAATTTCCGATATAGCTCGGTCTTGGTAGGATCCAGCGAAGAAAGTAGGGTAAAGGCCTGCTGGCGGTCGTCGGGAGAAGCCTCCCTGAACATATTGTAGAGTTCCTCCGACTTGGCATCAAAAAATGAATTGACGACTACCGCGCCGGGTCGGAGTTGTGCTACCTGCTTCAGAGTTGTAAGCATTTCCATACCTTTTTTACGGCTCAAACCCGGTGTCTCGGTCACGGTGTCGAGTCCCAGACGATGGTAGTTGTACAAACCTTCCCTGAAGGGCAGAAATTGCTGACTCATCAGATTCTCTACCAGCCAATACCGGTTCCGGGTCTCGGCGGGGTTTGAGTTCCAGGCTTTTTGAAAGGGCGAGGCATTGCGCGCGAGATTTGTCAGGTTGAAGGCCCGCTGTAAATAGGGGGTACCCCCTACTTTACTGAACGAATCGTAATCGAGGGTAAGGGCAATTAACGAATAAAAGGCGAGGGTAAAGGGTAGCTCGTCCGTATAGTTGTTTTCATTAAAAAACATGGGTGTATTGGGCAGGAACGTAAAATTGAAATTACGGTCGACAAAACTGAACAGGACAGTTTCATAGGTAGCATTATACACGGGCCGCGTA is from Salmonirosea aquatica and encodes:
- a CDS encoding viral A-type inclusion protein, with amino-acid sequence MNTRILLFILVTFSISSCNQKDDRVQELEKEVLDIHDAVMPKMGEIMALKKGLDQKIAQLDSMQQEGVSSTTLAQERQQVLDLSKRLTQADSLMMGWMYEYRGDSAKALPDGEALEYFRLEKDKIKHVQKITDESILDAKKFLK
- the porD gene encoding type IX secretion system protein PorD, with translation MLIGVLMSRITLVEAQEINCTVNLNYDQLFAQQKTDEQTMNQLKTYMSDFINNTRWTNDQFAPEERIKCKLNVNLIRSVTQGSYEANAQLIVTRPVYNATYETVLFSFVDRNFNFTFLPNTPMFFNENNYTDELPFTLAFYSLIALTLDYDSFSKVGGTPYLQRAFNLTNLARNASPFQKAWNSNPAETRNRYWLVENLMSQQFLPFREGLYNYHRLGLDTVTETPGLSRKKGMEMLTTLKQVAQLRPGAVVVNSFFDAKSEELYNMFREASPDDRQQAFTLLSSLDPTKTELYRKLIQ
- the recN gene encoding DNA repair protein RecN — protein: MLTNLLIKNYALIEHLELAPDPQLNIITGETGAGKSIMLGAIGLLLGNRADTKSLYDSAKKCIIEGTYDVLGYALEHVFEEEELDFGTHCIVRREISPSGKSRAFVNDTPVNLETLRRVTNQLMDIHSQHDSIMLGNNEFQLEVVDVYAQTENLLKKYRNDYRNYRQAKEQYETLKKETDRLRREFDYNNFLYQELTEANLTLDEQETLEKELNLLENAVEIKEKLQLAYDYLDNPEQSILDLLKNAVSTLTQASRLVQDYATLRDRAQSTLIELRDLADEIGTAGGQVEVDDDRSTLVRERLDLIYQLQQKHQVRAVADLLKIQASLEKKVSKVLNMDDELAKALTNTERTHDRMMQSARKLSSARKNVTKAIEKNVCEGLIDLGMPNASISIEISEVPPTSDGIDFFSFLFSANKGIRPQELKNVASGGEFSRLMLVIKYILADKRKLPTIVFDEIDTGVSGEIAIKMGNMMRQMAKNHQIIAITHLHQIAAQGSAHYFVYKDHSSDKTVSRIRRLGFEERVGEIAQMIGGNRPSETVVSNAREILTHTTAHMNEKTQTKLF
- a CDS encoding c-type cytochrome, with protein sequence MMSILKGNSIAWVFLLVLCGCQSAEELKTEQYYAEGYQLYTTQCSNCHQADGQGLADLYPPLRESTYLSRKNDLICITKNGLSGKIKVGSKTYNRPMPANPKLTDIEIAEIVTYVTNTWGKETNYTPIDSVTAALTRCSDGSLL
- a CDS encoding SCO family protein; its protein translation is MWACDDTPNRLPILGERDAVTREVDGKTVIDTVYNTIPDFAFINQKGDTVTQKDVAGKIYITDFFFTSCPTICPVMKRQMIKVYDKIKGNPDVMILSHSIDPEHDTPAVLNQYAQDLGVEGTQWEFLTGPKEKIYDIGQGSYLVTAKEDGTAEGGYIHSGAFVLIDKDRRVRGMYDGTTDEGAKKLMNDIDVLLAEYK